ATGGTGATGCCGGGCGACAACATCCAGCTGGAGATCACGCTGCACACCCCGGTGGCCATGGAGAAGGGCCTCCGCTTCGCTATCCGCGAAGGCGGTCGCACCGTCGGCGCGGGAACCATCTCCGAAATCATCAAGTAAATACGAGCGGACGGCGGGAGTGCGCTTTGCGCGGTTTCTGCCGGACGTGAAATATAAAGCGGCGAGCGATAGCTCGCCGCTTTGTTTTAAGCTGTTGACCGACTACCAAATTGTATATACAGTAAATGCCGTGGCGATCACGTTCGACCCGAGGAAAGATGCCGTTAACCGGAGGAAGCACGACATCTCGCTGAGTCGGGCAGAGGACTTCGACTTTGAGACGGCGATCTTCGTTGTGGACGACCGCGAGGATTACGACGAGGTTCGTTACCGTGCCCTCGGATTTCTGGAAGCACGGCTCTATTCGCTAGTGTTTACACAGGATGGCGAGGACATTCGCGCCATCAGCCTCAGAAAGGCGACTCGACATGAAGCAAAAGAGTGTGAAGAAAACGGTTAAGTCGGCTCCCGACAAAGAGAACCCGGAGTGGACGAAGGAGGACTTCAAGCGGGCAGTACCGTTCGACCGCTTGCCTGCCGAAGTTCAAAAGTCCTTCTCCGCGCAGACGAGAGGACCGCAGATAGCGCCGAAGAAAGTTCCGGTCTCAATCCGCCTTTCCGCGGATGTCGTGAAGGCCCTTCGTGGCTCTGGGGCGGGATGGCAGTCGAGGGTCGACGATATTCTTCGGGCACATATCAAGTAGGTGCTGTGCGGATGGCGGGAGACGCGCTTCGCGCGCGTCTCTACTGACCAGCGAAGATAAATCAGGCGGTAGGCCTCAGCTCGCTGCCTTTGATTCCTACAACCAGCACCAATAGCCCGGGTTCTTCGTAATTTGCACGCGTGGGCGCAGTTCCTTTAGCCGCCCGGCGTCCTTTTTGATATTCAATTCGAGGGTGAAATGACCATTCCTTTTACCCTCAAAAGCTCCGAGCATACAACTCGTTCCTGCTTCGCTCCATGCAGACGCCTGTAGGGGGTTAGCAGACCAACTCTTAACTAAGGTTGCTCCGTCCCATACCTTCCACTCGAGTTCAAGCAGGGGAGGCGTGTCGCACCGATGTCCAGGATGGGGTGGTCCCAAGTCGCAATCAAGCTGATCGAGCGGCATACGCCGATCTACTTCCAACGAGACGTGATAATCGTGTTTTCCGACAGGGAACAGCTGACTTCGCCAAGTTCCCTCCGTCAAGGGGACTGTAAAAGTGGGGGCCGGTGTGCAGTTGAACGATATTCGTGCTGCATTTGCCACGATGCAGTCGGAAAATGCGCCAAAGATCAACGCTTTTCTAATGAATTGTCGTCGATTTGAATTCATTTAATAACTTCTCACAGGTGATTCTAAAGACCAAAATCGTGTTTCGCACACTTCTCAAAAATCTCAATTTCGTGGATAATAGACAAGGATGAGCGTGGCCTGACCGCTCCTCTTTCCGTACAAATTCAGGATTTGGTTGCAGGGACCATAACCCCTGCGTCGCGGCGTGTCAGGTGGGCGAGGTTTCAGCAACGCTTACAAGGCATTCTGCTTACCAGCCGAGGTGGCTGGTCACGTTAGA
This genomic interval from Acidobacteriota bacterium contains the following:
- the tuf gene encoding elongation factor Tu (EF-Tu; promotes GTP-dependent binding of aminoacyl-tRNA to the A-site of ribosomes during protein biosynthesis; when the tRNA anticodon matches the mRNA codon, GTP hydrolysis results; the inactive EF-Tu-GDP leaves the ribosome and release of GDP is promoted by elongation factor Ts; many prokaryotes have two copies of the gene encoding EF-Tu) — encoded protein: MVMPGDNIQLEITLHTPVAMEKGLRFAIREGGRTVGAGTISEIIK
- a CDS encoding BrnT family toxin, whose amino-acid sequence is MAITFDPRKDAVNRRKHDISLSRAEDFDFETAIFVVDDREDYDEVRYRALGFLEARLYSLVFTQDGEDIRAISLRKATRHEAKECEENG
- a CDS encoding BrnA antitoxin family protein, producing MKQKSVKKTVKSAPDKENPEWTKEDFKRAVPFDRLPAEVQKSFSAQTRGPQIAPKKVPVSIRLSADVVKALRGSGAGWQSRVDDILRAHIK